In Gemmata obscuriglobus, a single genomic region encodes these proteins:
- a CDS encoding ABC transporter ATP-binding protein: MIECRDLTKKYGELFAVDRLSLKLEPGDVYGFIGPNGSGKTTTMRMLATLLNPSWGEATVCGYSIYTGSTEIRRAIGYMPDAFGVYDDMKVTEYLEFFAAMYRIQGEARRKKVAQVLDYVDLGYKRDALVTSLSRGMTQRLGLARVLLHDPQVLLLDEPASGLDPRARIEMRELIKRLRQERKTIMLSSHILPELAEICNTLGIIERGKLIFNGSVEAAEEQVRKIRGGRVFLVSVGDRNPDAANKLGTYKEVSSAAVDPKAGLVRVALRAGLDDGSFIPERLIAERFKLHSFREEEINIEHIFLNITKGITS, encoded by the coding sequence ATGATTGAGTGCCGCGACCTGACCAAGAAGTACGGCGAGCTGTTCGCGGTGGACCGGCTGTCGCTGAAGCTGGAGCCGGGCGACGTGTACGGGTTCATCGGCCCGAACGGGTCCGGCAAGACCACCACCATGCGGATGCTCGCCACGCTGCTCAACCCGAGCTGGGGCGAGGCCACGGTGTGCGGGTACTCGATCTACACCGGGTCCACGGAGATCCGCCGGGCCATCGGGTACATGCCGGACGCGTTCGGCGTGTACGACGACATGAAGGTGACCGAGTACCTGGAGTTCTTCGCGGCCATGTACCGCATCCAGGGCGAGGCGCGCCGGAAGAAGGTGGCGCAGGTTCTGGACTACGTGGACCTGGGGTACAAGCGGGACGCGCTGGTCACGAGCCTCAGCCGCGGGATGACGCAGCGGCTCGGGCTGGCCCGCGTGCTGCTGCACGACCCGCAGGTGCTCCTCCTCGACGAGCCCGCCAGCGGCCTCGACCCGCGGGCGCGGATCGAGATGCGCGAGCTGATCAAGCGGCTCCGGCAGGAGCGCAAGACGATCATGCTGTCGTCGCACATCCTCCCGGAGCTGGCGGAGATCTGTAACACGCTCGGGATCATCGAGCGCGGGAAGCTGATCTTCAACGGCAGCGTGGAGGCGGCCGAGGAGCAGGTCCGCAAGATCCGCGGCGGGCGGGTGTTCCTGGTGTCGGTGGGGGACCGCAACCCCGACGCCGCCAACAAGCTCGGCACCTACAAAGAGGTGTCGTCCGCGGCGGTGGACCCGAAGGCCGGGTTGGTCCGCGTGGCGCTGCGGGCCGGGCTGGACGACGGCAGCTTCATTCCCGAGCGGCTCATCGCCGAGCGGTTCAAGTTGCACAGCTTCCGCGAGGAAGAGATCAACATCGAGCACATCTTCCTGAACATCACGAAGGGCATCACGAGCTGA